A genomic region of Pseudomonas frederiksbergensis contains the following coding sequences:
- the ltrA gene encoding group II intron reverse transcriptase/maturase, whose amino-acid sequence MPLVGVKVSLNTEMQKLLPEKTVTPSPGQNPRMTADSAQVSTASVTWTNAEPDMLMERVLAPANLRRAYQRVVSNKGAPGADGMTVDQLADYVKQYWPILKARLLAGEYHPQGVRAVDIPKPKGGTRQLGIPSVVDRLIQQALLQQLTPIFDPLFSDYSYGFRPGRSAHQAIETARAHVAAGHRWCVELDLEKFFDRVSHDVLMAYVQRQVEDRRVLALIRRYLEAGVMSGGIAGRRQEGTPQGGPLSPLLSNILLNELDRELERRGHRFVRYADDANIYVRSQRAGARVMAGVERFLSQRLKLTLNGAKSRVARPWVCDYLGYGMSWHQRPRLRVATMSLSRLRDRLRELLRGARGRKMASVIERINPVLRGWAGYFKLSQSKRPLEELDGWVRRKLRCAIWRQWKRPSTRARNLIRLGLSRHRACISAFNGRGPWWSSGAAHLNHVLPKKLWDRYGLVSILDAINRLNRII is encoded by the coding sequence ATGCCGCTAGTAGGTGTCAAAGTCTCGTTGAATACCGAAATGCAGAAACTTCTCCCAGAGAAGACTGTTACTCCGAGTCCCGGACAGAATCCGAGGATGACGGCTGACAGCGCACAGGTATCGACGGCGTCTGTGACGTGGACGAACGCGGAGCCGGACATGCTGATGGAGCGGGTGCTTGCACCCGCCAACCTCAGGCGTGCGTATCAGCGCGTGGTCAGCAACAAGGGCGCACCGGGTGCCGATGGCATGACGGTCGACCAACTGGCGGACTACGTGAAACAGTATTGGCCGATCCTCAAGGCGAGGTTGCTGGCCGGCGAGTATCACCCACAGGGTGTACGCGCCGTCGATATCCCCAAACCCAAAGGCGGGACAAGACAACTGGGTATCCCCAGCGTCGTGGATCGTCTGATCCAACAGGCTTTGCTGCAACAACTCACGCCGATCTTCGACCCGCTGTTCTCGGACTACAGTTACGGTTTTCGTCCGGGCAGAAGCGCCCACCAAGCCATCGAAACAGCCCGTGCCCATGTGGCGGCGGGTCACCGCTGGTGCGTGGAACTCGATCTGGAGAAGTTCTTTGACCGGGTCAGCCACGATGTTTTGATGGCCTATGTGCAGCGTCAGGTTGAAGACCGGCGGGTATTAGCGCTGATCCGTCGCTATCTCGAGGCCGGCGTGATGTCGGGCGGGATCGCCGGCCGACGGCAGGAAGGGACGCCGCAAGGCGGCCCGCTCTCGCCGTTGCTGTCGAATATCTTGCTCAACGAACTTGACCGTGAGCTGGAGCGGCGAGGTCATCGCTTCGTGCGTTATGCCGATGATGCGAACATTTATGTGCGCAGTCAGCGGGCTGGTGCGCGAGTGATGGCCGGTGTCGAGCGCTTTCTGAGCCAGCGTCTGAAATTGACGCTTAATGGGGCAAAGAGTCGCGTGGCAAGGCCTTGGGTCTGTGATTATCTGGGCTACGGGATGAGCTGGCACCAACGACCGAGGCTGAGAGTAGCGACGATGAGTCTGAGTCGCTTACGTGACCGACTCAGAGAACTACTGCGCGGAGCGCGGGGTCGCAAGATGGCATCTGTCATTGAGCGAATAAACCCTGTACTGCGTGGCTGGGCAGGTTATTTCAAGCTAAGCCAGAGCAAGCGGCCCCTTGAGGAGTTGGATGGTTGGGTGCGTCGTAAGCTGCGCTGCGCCATATGGCGTCAATGGAAGCGGCCCTCAACAAGGGCTCGTAACCTGATACGCCTAGGGCTCAGCAGGCACCGCGCCTGCATATCGGCGTTCAATGGCCGAGGCCCATGGTGGAGTTCCGGTGCTGCGCATTTGAATCACGTGCTACCGAAGAAACTGTGGGATCGGTATGGACTGGTCTCAATACTGGATGCAATCAACCGGCTTAATCGCATAATTTGA